TTCACAGCTTTAAGTCTAAGGAGCCAACAACTTTTGTGAAAGAGTTCAGATTTTATATTAAACTAACAAATGAGCAATCATTTCTAAAGTCATGTGTAAGTATGACTTTAAAATACAGCTAGATGATGAATTCTAAAGCATCTTATCCCGTGTCTCCcatttaaaggttttttttaacatgagaTATAAATATTTGCCTGTGCAAACTTGTATTTAAGCCCCAGTTTTCATCATTCTTAAACAAAAGGCTCAGTTTGTGCCAGTATCTCCATTAGATGCAATTATATCATTAAATATTAATGGTGGCTTCCTTGGAGGAATTGACCACTTTGATCAGAACACACTGTTGGTAATGCACCATCAGCAACCGCTCTGAACATGAAGCCTCCTGGATGCACAGCCACTGACACAGGGGGAAAGATACCAGGAGGCAGCTGGACTCTGTAATGGCCTCTGGCCCTTACCAACATGGCAGTGTCCACTGCCTGTGTGTCTATATTGTAATTTGCTTAGTTACCAGTCCTAATGTGGAGGCTTTGATCAGATCCCAAACTCTTTTTCAACACTAGGCAGCTCAGCAACCCAGTACAGGACTCTGAACAAGCACACACAAGTCCAACCTGACACTAACCTTCTTAGAAGGATGGGTGGCCTTTAACCCTCCTGAACCCAGCCATTTCTCCGAACGGCAGAGCCACCCCATCGGCTCTGCAGCCTCCTTGCTCGGAAAGACTCACTCTGTCCCTTTGCTTACAGACAGGGGAGGAGCACGGCAGCAGTTCCAAAGACCCTACCTGCCGCTGCGCCGGGGAGAACCATGCCGGACTCCTTCGCCGTCCATTTCCTCAAGGTGCTGAAGGAGCTGCTGGCCTTCGTGCTGTTCAGTTACACCGTGCTGGTCGGGGCGCTGCTGCTCGCCGGCTGGACGACGTACTTCTTGGTGCTTAAATGAGAGCTTctcttctgctcctgcagccacGGGCTGGCCAGAGGCAACAGGCTCCACCGTGCAGCTCGTCCTGCATGT
This genomic window from Haliaeetus albicilla chromosome 10, bHalAlb1.1, whole genome shotgun sequence contains:
- the LOC138687454 gene encoding uncharacterized protein, whose translation is MPDSFAVHFLKVLKELLAFVLFSYTVLVGALLLAGWTTYFLVLK